The Amblyraja radiata isolate CabotCenter1 chromosome 1, sAmbRad1.1.pri, whole genome shotgun sequence genome contains a region encoding:
- the srd5a3 gene encoding polyprenol reductase, giving the protein MVAGSGLGPLSAVWLAFAAVFLISVIFRNVWSGPGICSVLFQDFMRYGKSKGHLFQRPLWLQRRDLPKRWFSHFYVVSVTWNSFLLGITCRSLFFGQPFPVWFQALLGSLSGSILHLEPGNELSVLLVQMMMCMQGVRRLIECIFISVFSNGAIHPVQYCWGLVYYVLVGLTVHCEGPLLGTKAYTIRDLIAQGQWYHIAGIMLFLWGTIHQHKSHMILANLRKNKLGEVTNFRYSIPEGDWFEVVSCPHYLAELLIYIALSVTFKGQHLTWWFLILYVLFSHAMMAAQSHEFYVTLFDTYPKKRKALIPFIW; this is encoded by the exons ATGGTCGCGGGGTCCGGCCTGGGGCCGCTGTCCGCCGTCTGGCTCGCCTTCGCCGCGGTTTTCCTGATCTCGGTTATATTTCGCAATGTGTGGTCGGGTCCGGGTATTTGCAGCGTGTTATTTCAGGATTTCATGCGCTACGGAAAGAGCAAAGGCCATTTATTTCAGCGGCCTCTCTGGCTCCAGCGCCGAGACCTCCCGAAAAG GTGGTTTTCTCATTTCTATGTGGTTTCAGTGACCTGGAATAGTTTTCTACTTGGAATTACATGCCGCAGTCTGTTTTTTGGTCAGCCTTTCCCAGTATGGTTTCAAGCATTGCTCGGTTCCCTATCTGGAAGCATATTACACTTAGAGCCTG gTAATGAATTATCTGTCCTCCTGGTACAAATGATGATGTGTATGCAGGGAGTTCGACGCCTCATAGAGTGCATCTTTATCTCTGTGTTTTCTAACGGTGCCATTCACCCAGTACAGTATTGTTGGGGTTTGGTTTATTATGTGCTTGTGGGTTTAACAGTGCATTGTGAAGGACCCCTTCTTGGGACAAAAG CATACACAATTCGTGACCTGATTGCACAAGGACAATGGTACCATATTGCTGGAATAATGCTGTTTTTGTGGGGAACAATTCATCAACACAAGAGTCATATGATCCTGGCCAATCTGAGGAAAAACAAATTGG GTGAAGTGACCAACTTCCGATATAGCATCCCTGAAGGTGATTGGTTTGAAGTGGTTTCTTGTCCACATTATTTGGCTGAACTGCTGATCTACATTGCTTTAAGTGTGACCTTTAAGGGACAACACCTTACATGGTGGTTTCTTATACTATATGTATTATTCAGCCATGCAATGATGGCAGCCCAATCCCATGAATTCTATGTAACATTGTTTGACACCTACCCCAAAAAGCGAAAAGCACTCATACCATttatatggtag